The following proteins come from a genomic window of Oricola thermophila:
- a CDS encoding SAM-dependent methyltransferase, with product MLAAILELLNRFLDRLDLRGTLTITCPNKETRSYGDGNGETVHVSINSWTALWRIVVAPDPGVPEAYMDGELTFVEGDPATFLKVIYSGKTSAPGQELHPILPTDKLRYLMRRLHQFNPKWRSRTNVKHHYDLSRRLYDLFLDADRQYSCGYFPKPDLTLEQAQIAKKRHIAAKLLLDEGMRVLDIGSGWGGLGLTLARDYGARVRGVTLSDEQLALSRERAEAEKLGERVNFDLIDYRDVNGRFDRIVSVGMFEHVGVNHYGEFFDKAYSLLEDEGVMVLHTIGRTGPPDATSPFIRKYIFPGGYIPALSEIMRSVETSGLHVTDVEVLTDHYAETLKHWRERFMARRDEAVALYDERFARMWEFYLAASEAAFRYQDMVVFQLQLARDKLSVPRTRDYITDLDRAGTQRRGKMKAVS from the coding sequence ATGCTGGCAGCGATCCTGGAGTTACTGAACCGGTTCCTGGACAGGTTGGACCTTCGCGGGACCCTCACCATCACCTGTCCGAACAAGGAGACCCGCAGCTACGGTGACGGGAACGGCGAGACCGTTCACGTGAGCATCAACAGCTGGACGGCCCTCTGGCGAATAGTCGTCGCGCCGGACCCCGGTGTGCCGGAAGCGTACATGGACGGCGAACTCACCTTTGTCGAAGGCGACCCGGCAACGTTCCTGAAGGTGATCTATTCGGGCAAGACATCGGCGCCCGGCCAGGAACTTCATCCGATCCTGCCGACGGACAAGCTGCGCTACCTGATGCGCCGGTTGCACCAGTTCAACCCGAAATGGCGCTCGCGCACGAACGTCAAGCATCACTACGACCTCTCGCGCCGCCTGTACGACCTGTTCCTCGACGCCGACCGCCAGTATTCCTGCGGCTACTTTCCCAAACCGGACCTGACGCTCGAACAGGCGCAGATCGCGAAGAAGCGCCACATAGCCGCCAAGCTGCTGCTGGACGAGGGAATGCGGGTGCTCGACATTGGGTCCGGCTGGGGCGGTCTCGGGCTGACGCTCGCCCGCGACTACGGGGCACGTGTCCGGGGCGTGACCCTGTCCGACGAGCAGCTGGCACTGTCGCGGGAACGGGCGGAAGCCGAGAAGCTTGGCGAACGCGTGAACTTCGATCTCATCGACTACCGCGACGTGAACGGCCGGTTCGACCGCATCGTCTCGGTCGGCATGTTCGAACATGTCGGGGTCAATCACTACGGCGAATTCTTCGACAAGGCCTATTCGCTGCTCGAGGACGAAGGCGTGATGGTGCTGCACACCATCGGGCGCACGGGACCACCGGATGCCACCTCGCCCTTCATCCGCAAGTACATCTTCCCCGGCGGGTACATCCCGGCCCTTTCCGAAATCATGCGCTCCGTGGAAACAAGCGGCCTGCATGTCACCGACGTGGAAGTGCTCACCGACCACTATGCTGAAACGCTGAAACACTGGCGCGAACGGTTCATGGCGCGCCGCGACGAAGCCGTCGCCCTCTATGACGAGCGCTTTGCCCGGATGTGGGAGTTCTACCTCGCGGCATCGGAAGCGGCGTTCCGATACCAGGACATGGTGGTGTTCCAGCTGCAGCTTGCCCGCGACAAGCTGTCGGTCCCGAGAACCCGCGACTACATCACCGATCTCGACCGTGCCGGCACGCAGAGACGCGGCAAGATGAAGGCCGTAAGCTGA
- a CDS encoding replicative DNA helicase: MADAALKFDDGNQGNELYREAPNNIEAEQALLGAILVNNDAFYRVSDFLKPEHFYEPLHRQIYAVAADQIRMGKISNPVTIKTFLPADEKVGEITVAQYLARLAAEAVTIINAEDYGRAIYDLATRRSLIGIGEDMVNIAYDAPVEMSPQHQIEDAERRLFELAETGRYDGGFQPFTDAVRTAIDMANAAFQREGHLSGISTGIHSLDLRMGGLQPSDLIILAGRPGMGKTSLATNIAFNIANAFKGEQQSDGSIKAVDGGVVGFYSLEMSAEQLATRIISEQTEISSSKIRRGEITEADFEKLVACSNMMQKIPLFIDQTGGISIAQLAARARRLKRQRGLDVMVIDYVQLMTGSSAKASQNRVQEITEITTGLKALAKELNVPIIALSQLSRQVESRDDKRPQLSDLRESGSIEQDADVVLFVYREEYYLKNKEPKPGTEEYIAWEGEMAEAMGKAEVIIAKQRHGPTGTVPLAFHAEYTRFSDLAFDDRLPERFE, encoded by the coding sequence ATGGCTGACGCAGCCCTCAAATTCGATGACGGCAATCAGGGAAACGAACTATACCGCGAAGCGCCGAACAACATCGAGGCAGAGCAGGCGCTTCTGGGTGCCATTCTCGTCAACAACGACGCCTTCTACCGGGTTTCGGACTTTCTGAAACCGGAGCACTTCTACGAGCCGTTGCACCGGCAGATCTATGCGGTTGCCGCCGACCAGATCCGCATGGGCAAGATCTCCAACCCGGTCACGATCAAGACGTTTCTGCCCGCCGACGAGAAGGTCGGCGAAATCACGGTCGCGCAGTATCTCGCGCGCCTGGCCGCCGAGGCCGTGACCATCATCAACGCCGAGGACTACGGCCGCGCGATCTACGACCTCGCGACGCGGCGCTCCCTGATCGGCATCGGCGAGGACATGGTCAACATCGCCTATGACGCTCCGGTCGAAATGAGTCCTCAACACCAGATCGAGGATGCCGAGCGCCGGCTATTCGAACTGGCGGAGACCGGACGGTACGACGGCGGATTCCAGCCCTTTACGGACGCAGTCCGGACGGCCATCGACATGGCCAATGCCGCGTTCCAGCGCGAAGGCCACCTGTCCGGCATTTCTACCGGCATCCATTCGCTCGACCTGCGCATGGGCGGGCTCCAGCCCTCCGACCTGATCATCCTTGCCGGCCGTCCGGGCATGGGCAAGACGTCGCTTGCCACGAACATCGCCTTCAACATCGCGAATGCATTCAAGGGCGAGCAACAGTCGGACGGTTCCATCAAGGCCGTCGACGGCGGTGTCGTCGGCTTCTATTCGCTGGAAATGTCGGCTGAACAGCTCGCCACGCGTATCATTTCCGAGCAGACGGAAATCTCATCCTCGAAAATCCGTCGCGGCGAAATCACCGAGGCCGATTTCGAAAAACTGGTCGCCTGCTCCAACATGATGCAGAAGATCCCGCTCTTCATCGACCAGACGGGCGGCATCTCGATCGCACAGCTTGCGGCACGCGCGCGGCGCCTGAAGCGTCAACGCGGGCTCGATGTCATGGTGATCGACTACGTGCAGCTGATGACGGGCTCTTCGGCGAAGGCCTCGCAGAACCGCGTGCAGGAAATCACGGAGATCACGACCGGCCTCAAGGCGCTGGCGAAGGAACTCAACGTCCCGATCATCGCCCTGTCGCAGCTTTCCCGCCAGGTCGAAAGCCGCGATGACAAGCGGCCGCAGCTGTCCGACCTTCGCGAATCCGGTTCCATCGAGCAGGACGCCGACGTGGTGCTGTTCGTCTATCGCGAGGAGTACTATCTGAAGAACAAGGAGCCGAAGCCGGGCACCGAGGAATACATCGCGTGGGAAGGCGAGATGGCCGAAGCGATGGGCAAGGCCGAGGTCATCATCGCGAAGCAGCGCCACGGCCCCACCGGAACGGTGCCGCTTGCCTTCCACGCCGAGTACACCCGCTTCTCCGACCTCGCCTTCGACGACCGTTTGCCGGAACGGTTCGAGTAA